One segment of Haemorhous mexicanus isolate bHaeMex1 chromosome 33, bHaeMex1.pri, whole genome shotgun sequence DNA contains the following:
- the HOXC6 gene encoding LOW QUALITY PROTEIN: homeobox protein Hox-C6 (The sequence of the model RefSeq protein was modified relative to this genomic sequence to represent the inferred CDS: deleted 3 bases in 3 codons) — protein sequence MNSYFSNPSLSCHLGGGQEVLPNVAALNSSYDPVRHFGGYGAAVAQNRIYSSPFYSPQDNAVVFGSARSPYEYGSNAFYQDKEVLSSCRQSSVGRGAANSIAQDFPSEQSRGAAQEQKSGIQIYPWMQRMNSHSVCLVSPSLGVGYGADRRRGRQIYSRYQTLELEKEFHFNRYLTRRRRIEIANALCLSERQIKIWFQNRRMKWKKETNLSSTLAGAAGGGGGGGGGGGGGGGGGGGGAAAADSLAKEEKREETEEEKKE from the exons ATGAATTCCTACTTCAGCAACCCGTCCTTGTCGTGCCACCTCGGCGGCGGCCAGGAGGTGCTGCCCAACGTGGCCGCGCTCAACTCCAGCTACGACCCCGTGCGGCATTTCGGCGGCTACGGCGCGGCC GTGGCGCAGAACCGGATTTACTCGTCGCCCTTTTACTCGCCGCAGGACAACGCGGTGGTGTTCGGCTCG GCCCGCTCGCCCTACGAGTACGGCTCGAACGCCTTCTACCAGGACAAGGAGGTGCTGAGCAGCTGCCGGCAGAGCTCGGTCGG ACGGGGCGCCGCCAACTCCATCGCGCAGGATTTCCCCAGCGAGCAGAGCCGCGGCGCGGCTCAGGAGCAGAAATCCGGCATCCAGATCTACCCCTGGATGCAGCGCATGAACTCGCACAGTG TCTGTTTGGTCTCGCCCTCTTTAGGGGTCGGTTACGGGGCCGACCGCCGGCGGGGCCGCCAGATTTACTCGCGCTACCAGAcgctggagctggagaaggaattccACTTCAACCGCTACCTGACCCGGCGGCGCCGCATCGAGATCGCCAACGCGCTGTGCCTGAGCGAGCGGCAGATCAAGATCTGGTTCCAGAACCGCCGCATGAAGTGGAAAAAGGAGACCAACCTCAGCTCCACGCTGGCCGGGGccgcgggaggaggagga ggaggaggaggaggaggaggaggaggaggaggaggaggaggagggggagcgGCGGCCGCCGACAGCTTGGCCAAGGAGGAGAAGCGCgaggagacagaggaggagaagaaggagtga